The Pseudomonas sp. MM223 genome segment CAACATCGATGGGCTGGACTTCCACCCGTTGTACCTGGACCGCTTCGTTGCGGTGGTGCCCGCTGACTCGCCCTTGGCGCTGCTGCCCCAGGTCAGCTGGGCACAGCTGATGGCCGAAGACTTCGTGGCCCTGCAGCGCCCTTCGGCAGTGCGCCTGCTGATGGAGCAGAATGTAGCCGCCCACCACGGCAAACTGGCCGTGGCTTTCGAAAGCCACCAGCTGGCGACCATCGGCCGCATGGTCGCCAGTGGCCTGGGGGTCAGCGCCGTACCGGCACTGTGCATCAACCAGATGCAAGAACTTGGCGCCCGCTGCATCACCTTGGTGGAGCCAACGGTCGAACGGCGCATCGGCGTGATTGCCCTCAGCGAACACAAGCTTTCCACTGCAGCGCAAGCGCTGCTTGAGGTTTTGCTTTCCAATACCCGCATCCCGGAGGTGACATGCGTTACGTGAAACTGGCAGGTTCGAGCGTTCCGGCCATCGGCCAGGGCACTTGGTACATGGGCGAAGACCCTGGCCGCAAGGCCGCCGAGGTGGCTGCCTTGCAACAGGGCATCGAGCTGGGCCTGACCCTGATCGACACCGCCGAGATGTATGCCGAAGGCGGCGCAGAAGAGGTGGTTGGCCAGGCCATTGGCGGGCGCCGCGACCAGGTGTTTCTGGTTAGCAAGGTGTACCCGCACAATGCCAGCCGACGCAGCATGGCGGCCGCCTGCGAGCGCAGCCTCACCCGCCTGGGTACCGATTGCATCGACCTGTACCTGCTGCACTGGCGTGGCCAACACCCGCTGGCGGAAACCGTCGAGGCCTTCGAGCGTTTGCGCGAACAAGGCAAGATAAAGCGCTGGGGCGTGTCCAACTTCGACGTCGACGACCTGCGCGAACTGCACAACCCTGAATGCGCCACCAACCAGGTGTTGTACAACCCGGCCCAGCGTGGCATCGAGTTCGACCTGTTGCCGTGGTGCGAAAAGCGCGCGCTTCCGACCATGGCCTACTGCCCGCTGGCCCAGGCCGGGCGCTTGTTGCAGCACCCGGTGCTGGCAGAAATCGCCGAGCGCCATGGCGCCACGCCAGCGCAGGTCAGCCTGGCCTGGGTAACCCGCAGCAATGGGGTGATCGCCATCCCCAAGGCCGTGGCGCCCGAGCATGTGCGGCTGAATGCAGCCGCAGGTGCACTGACCTTGAACAGCGAAGACCTGCGGGCGATCGACCGGGCGTTCCCGGCGCCGACGCGCAAGCAGCGGTTGGAGATGGTGTAACTAGCAACACACCCCGTGTAGGAGCGGCCTTGTGTCGCGATGGGGCGCGAAGCG includes the following:
- a CDS encoding putative oxidoreductase/MSMEI_2347 gives rise to the protein MRYVKLAGSSVPAIGQGTWYMGEDPGRKAAEVAALQQGIELGLTLIDTAEMYAEGGAEEVVGQAIGGRRDQVFLVSKVYPHNASRRSMAAACERSLTRLGTDCIDLYLLHWRGQHPLAETVEAFERLREQGKIKRWGVSNFDVDDLRELHNPECATNQVLYNPAQRGIEFDLLPWCEKRALPTMAYCPLAQAGRLLQHPVLAEIAERHGATPAQVSLAWVTRSNGVIAIPKAVAPEHVRLNAAAGALTLNSEDLRAIDRAFPAPTRKQRLEMV
- the gltC_2 gene encoding HTH-type transcriptional regulator GltC (*Name gltC_2): MNVKQLRAFVAVAKYQSFAQAGEHLHISQPALSLTIKALEENLGGALLSRTTRSVSLTAEGEVLLPLARRLLADWDDTEEMLRQRFTLQLGRVSVAAMPAFAGNLLPHSLKVFRQRYPKVNVTVHDVINEQVLELVRHRRVELGIGFEPDNIDGLDFHPLYLDRFVAVVPADSPLALLPQVSWAQLMAEDFVALQRPSAVRLLMEQNVAAHHGKLAVAFESHQLATIGRMVASGLGVSAVPALCINQMQELGARCITLVEPTVERRIGVIALSEHKLSTAAQALLEVLLSNTRIPEVTCVT